The Gasterosteus aculeatus chromosome 8, fGasAcu3.hap1.1, whole genome shotgun sequence genome has a window encoding:
- the tmem161a gene encoding transmembrane protein 161A, with amino-acid sequence MALMGIQLVVSLLAASVMQRMAPHCSFARWLLCSGSLFRFKHPSEGELCALAGKQMPKQTRRDRRQNGESKPLTVPKDIDLHLEKAPVNALDALVLRFFLEYQWLVDFAVYATGVFLFTECYCNIVDASNEVNLGAIWCVLTVLFSVKTLHTLMRHYFLSEEGGERSVCLAFGFLSLLVAMLVLVVREDYLEFGLESGFSSLFDNLEVFAKQQGYADWSIPVTKLTVKLGLAALCAYVGALLAFPGLRLAQTHLDAVQMNSGRPLVQILLHLSFLSPVIVLVLWVKPLARDFLANAPMGKTSITIVSSDAFDSLRLWVVVASCALRLAVTRYHLQAYLNLAQKWVEQMKKEVGRIAAIDIQRKVTRIFCYLTVITLQYLVPVFLILFSTLALKALGDFSWRAGAERTPGVTPALLLLPTAAPVLPGGLDEDEEGMEDAEEDIQATVARLSEAFAALRSVLTPLFFRGLLAFLTWWVAACQVISSLFGIYFHQYLMQN; translated from the exons ATG GCGCTGATGGGGATCCAGTTGGTGGTCAGCCTGCTGGCCGCCAGCGTCATGCAGAGGATGGCCCCACATTGCTCGTTTGCACGCTGGCTCCTCTGCAGTGGCAG TCTGTTCCGGTTCAAACACCCGTCGGAGGGAGAGCTGTGTGCACTGGCAGGGAAGCAGATGCCCAAACAGACCAGGAGAGACAG GAGACAGAACGGGGAGAGCAAGCCTCTCACGGTGCCCAAAGACATTGACCTTCACCTGGAGAAAGCTCCAGTCAACGCTCTCGACGCGCTCG TGCTGCGCTTCTTCCTGGAGTACCAGTGGCTGGTAGATTTCGCCGTCTACGCCACGGGTGTCTTCCTGTTCACCGAGTGTTACTGCAATATTGTGGACGCCAGCAATGAGGTCAACCTCGGAGCCATCTGGTGCGTCCTGACCGTTCTCTTCAGCGT AAAGACCCTCCACACTCTGATGAGGCACTACTTCCTCTCCGAAGAGGGCGGCGAGCGCTCCGTGTGCCTCGCCTTCGGCTTCCTGTCTCTGCTCGTGGCCATGCTGGTTCTCGTGGTCAGAGAGGACTACCTGGAGTTTGGCCTGGAGTCGGGCTTCTCCAGCCTCTTCGACAACCTGGAGGTCTTCGCCAAACAGCAGGGCTACGCCGACTGGTC GATCCCGGTGACCAAGCTGACGGTGAAGCTCGGCCTCGCCGCCCTCTGTGCTTACGTCGGCGCCCTGCTGGCCTTCCCCGGCCTGCGGCTGGCTCAGACGCACCTCGATGCCGTGCAGATGAACTCCGGCCGACCTCTCGTCCA GATTCTGCTGCACTTGAGTTTCCTGTCTCCGGTCATCGTGTTGGTTCTGTGGGTGAAACCTCTGGCGAGGGATTTCCTGGCCAATGCGCCCATGGGAAAGACCTCAATAACAAT AGTTTCCAGCGACGCGTTCGACAGCCTGCGGctgtgggtcgtcgtggcgtcGTGTGCGCTGCGGCTGGCCGTGACTCGCTACCACCTGCAGGCCTACCTCAACCTGGCTCAGAAGTGGGTGGAGCAGATGAAGAAGGAGGTGGGACGCATCGCCGCCATTGACATTCAGAGGAAG gTCACTCGGATCTTTTGCTACCTGACTGTGATCACGCTTCAGTATCTGGTTCCGGTTTTTCTCATCCTCTTCTCCACACTGGCCCTCAAGGCACTAG GGGACTTCTCCTGGCGCGCGGGCGCAGAGCGGACCCCCGGCGTGACcccggcgctgctgctgctgcccaccGCGGCGCCCGTGCTGCCCGGAGGcctggacgaggacgaggaggggatggaggacgCGGAGGAGGACATCCAGGCCACGGTGGCGCGCCTGTCCGAGGCCTTCGCGGCGCTGCGCTCCGTCCTCACGCCGCTCTTCTTCCGCGGCCTCCTGGCCTTCCTGACGTGGTGGGTGGCGGCCTGCCAGGTCATCAGCTCCCTGTTCGGCATCTACTTCCACCAGTACCTCATGCAGAACTAA
- the mef2b gene encoding myocyte-specific enhancer factor 2B, whose protein sequence is MGRKKIQISRILDQRNRQVTFTKRKFGLMKKAYELSVLCDCEIALIIFNSTNRLFQYASTDMDKVLLKYTEYSEPHESRTNTDILETLRRKGLGLDGSELDGEESMQVAAEKFPPSEGVDLSLARQRFYAPSLLSPEAQFLMSAGCENGFPNSSGPSGPPHRPPGFKALGSRPGSAGPAAPHAHAAFVSPHSGIGYSVFSHGNLNRPLEMKSPPALSLGSENPRGGDAAAASQAMGPVRGNHRGVLYQGLHSSGSMVAMGKAGLLGHSLGGYGIPSPATSEYSQPGFYHSVSLQRGAVNPWQPQDSHGPHMSPGMSSGGCSFASQSCSSTSPHMPSLNLSIKLERSSPEQMSSPPTPPLHHLGQHSPMSNPDSGAPPEGRAANGTKDFPKAGYAQDEEGGGQPVRQVEISDGWQR, encoded by the exons ATGGGAAGGAAGAAAATACAGATATCTCGTATTCTGGACCAGAGGAATAGACAG GTGACCTTCACCAAGCGTAAGTTCGGCCTGATGAAGAAGGCGTACGAGCTGAGCGTGCTGTGCGACTGCGAGATCGCCCTCATCATCTTCAACAGCACCAACCGCCTGTTCCAGTACGCCAGCACCGACATGGACAAAGTGCTGCTCAAGTACACCGAGTACAGCGAGCCGCACGAGAGCCGCACCAACACGGACATCCTGGAG ACTCTGCGCAGGAAGGGCCTCGGCCTCGACGGCTCCGAGCTGGACGGCGAGGAGAGCATGCAGGTGGCGGCAGAAAAGTTCCCTCCCAGCGAGGGCGTGGACCTCTCGTTGGCTCGCCAGCGCTTCTAC GCTCCGTCCCTCCTCTCGCCGGAGGCCCAGTTCCTGATGTCTGCAGGATGTGAGAACGGCTTCCCCAACTCCTCCGGGCCGAGCGGGCCGCCCCACAGACCCCCGGGCTTCAAAGCTCTGGGCTCCAGGCCCGGCTCTGCCGGCCCGGCGGCGCCACACGCGCACGCTGCGTTCGTGTCTCCGCACTCGG GCATCGGCTACTCCGTGTTCTCCCACGGCAACCTGAATCGACCTCTGGAGATGAAGAGCCCCCCGGCCCTGAGCCTGGGGAGCGAGAACCCGCGGGGGggggacgccgccgccgccagtcAGGCCATGGGGCCCGTGCGCGGCAACCAC AGGGGGGTCCTGTACCAGGGCCTGCACAGCAGCGGCTCCATGGTGGCCATGGGCAAGGCCGGCCTGCTGGGTCACAGCTTGGGGGGCTACGGCATCCCGTCCCCCGCAACCTCTG agTACAGCCAACCCGGTTTTTATCACTCCGTCAGTCTGCAACGAGGAGCAGTGAACCCCTGGCAGCCTCAGGACTCCCACGGGCCCCACATGAGCCCCGG GATGTCCAGCGGAGGGTGCTCCTTCGCCTCCCaatcctgctcctccacctccccccacaTGCCCTCCCTCAACCTCAGCATCAAATTGGAGCGTAGCTCTCCGGAGCAAatgtcctccccccccaccccccctctacACCACCTCGGGCAGCACTCTCCAATGAGCAACCCGGATTCGGGCGCGCCTCCGGAGGGCCGCGCCGCCAACGGCACCAAGGACTTTCCCAAAGCCGGCTACGCGCAGGacgaagagggaggggggcagcccGTCAGGCAGGTGGAGATCAGTGACGGGTGGCAGAGATAG